From Anopheles arabiensis isolate DONGOLA chromosome 3, AaraD3, whole genome shotgun sequence, a single genomic window includes:
- the LOC120903873 gene encoding uncharacterized protein LOC120903873 isoform X1, which translates to MAKRSGKLYRQRDKLLEQLSAEYDAEAGPSRVFSSTIDNISQTGRVSSLFESHLPDSEHPGREDPAIIFPDRYGKRRCLENLDEDTFSNEDYFIALSSDSETDENDVNMETVDTNKSKKYHNCENHEDVKDCLRHFAITRNLPRDTVNEMLEILRSNTNMDLPKDCRTLLKTYANIGKEMQTIQGGEFWYKGIEKSLQNYFKSSTPCAEQFTIQFSVDGLPLHKSGRMQVWPILMKVEEVKNAPIMMVAAFCGTEKPRSVEEYLRQLVEEANKLYLNGVRIGDKKINFQIRAFIADSPARAFIKSTCYFNAVHGCLRCTCVGVYHPTGHKVVFDCVGAPLRTDDGFRDRECIPHHQPLRSPLEDLLHFDMIEHVPTSDRLHLIDLGVTRKIICGIWIGKFVFLSRLSDAQKEFATNFFTALQLPSEINRKIHDPYYMHKWKGTQFRTFLHYCSVIVMKELVPERVYNHYLLYFCGITIFSTKFHRKHWKTAEVFLNVFVRNFGAIYGSEHVTSNVHNLQHIAKDVENLGPLDNFSSYDFENYLGILKRSVRSGFKCGVQIAARSEERANVHSPNHSDCQYPRIVYNGNGIQLTANFLLRASTRDEWFLTKRNEVVKFMKLNTNPSLVVVGMRYEYVTDVFHIRLIENDEEIELSSADIYIYEADDCIPTAVEEFSLHHIRCKLIAVTSPANPGLKQFVPLLHTFVIDS; encoded by the exons ATGGCAAAAAGAAGTGGAAAATTATATCGTCAACGGGATAAATTGTTAGAACAACTTTCTGCTGAATATGACGCTGAAGCAGGACCCAGCAGAGTGTTTTCATCAACAATTG ataatATCTCGCAAACTGGTCGTGTAAGTTCATTATTTGAGTCCCATCTCCCGGATTCAGAACATCCGGGCAGAGAAGATCCGGCCATCATCTTCCCGGATAGATATGGCAAAAGAAGGTGTCTCGAAAATTTAGACGAGG ATACATTTTCCAACGAGGATTATTTTATTGCGCTATCTTCAGATAGTGAAACCGATGAAAACGATGTAAATATGGAAACTGTAGACACCAATAAGTctaaaaaatatcacaattGTGAAAATCATGAGGATGTCAAAGATTGCTTGAGACATTTTGCCATCACCCGAAATCTGCCTCGAGATACGGTTAATGAGATGTTGGAAATTTTGAGAAGTAACACCAATATGGACCTTCCCAAAGACTGTCGAACCCTTCTTAAAACGTACGCTAATATTGGAAAAGAGATGCAAACTATACAAGGTGGGGAGTTTTGGTATAAAGGCATCGAGAAATcgttgcaaaattatttcaa ATCTTCTACTCCATGCGCAGAGCAATTTACGATCCAGTTCTCTGTTGACGGCCTTCCCCTGCATAAAAGTGGACGAATGCAAGTTTGGCCCATTTTAATGAAAGTGGAAGAGGTAAAAAATGCACCAATAATGATGGTTGCTGCATTTTGTGGTACCGAAAAACCGAGAAGTGTTGAAGAATACTTACGTCAACTTGTggaggaagcaaacaaactttATCTTAATGGAGTTCGCATAGgagataaaaaaatcaattttcaaatCCGAGCTTTTATAGCAGATTCTCCTGCAAGAGCATTCATAAAGT CAACATGCTATTTTAATGCTGTACATGGATGCTTAAGATGCACTTGCGTTGGTGTGTACCATCCCACTGGCCATAAGGTGGTGTTCGATTGTGTCGGGGCTCCATTACGAACCGATGATGGATTCCGAGATAGGGAATGCATTCCACACCATCAGCCTTTGCGATCGCCTCTAGAAGATCTGTTGCATTTTGATATGATTGAACACGTTCCTACGAGTGACCGTTTGCATTTGATTGATCTTGGTGTAACTCGAAAAATTATCTGTGGAATATGGATCGGAAAGTTTGTATTCCTTTCTAGATTGTCTGATGCTCAGAAGGAGTTTGCAACGAATTTTTTTACTGCGTTGCAGCTTCCCTCAGAAATCAATAGGAAAATTCACGATCCGTATTATATGCACAAATGGAAGGGCACGCAGTTTAGaacatttttgcattattGCAGCGTTATAGTTATGAAAGAACTTGTACCTGAAAGGGTATACAATCATTATTTACTCTATTTTTGCGGGATTACTATATTTTCTACAAAATTCCATCGCAAGCATTGGAAAACTGCAGAGGTGttcttaaatgtttttgtcCGTAACTTTGGCGCAATATATGGTAGTGAACATGTTACAAGCAATGTTCATAACCTTCAACATATTGCTAAAGATGTTGAAAATTTAGGACCATTGGATAATTTTTCAAGCTATGATTTTGAAAACTATCTTGGCATTTTAAAACGCTCTGTACGTTCCGGATTTAAATGCGGTGTACAAATTGCTGCTCGGTCTGAGGAACGTGCTAATGTGCATTCGCCCAATCATTCCGATTGTCAATATCCTCGGATAGTATACAATGGGAATGGGATTCAATTAACTGCCAACTTTTTGTTGAGAGCGTCAACAAGAGATGAATGGTTTTTAACCAAACGTAACGAAGTCGTCAAATTTATGAAACTTAATACTAATCCCTCGTTGGTCGTTGTTGGAATGCGATATGAGTATGTAACTGATGTTTTCCATATACGTCTTATTGAAAACGATGAGGAGATCGAATTATCATCTGCAGATATCTACATCTACGAGGCTGACGATTGTATACCTACAGCAGTAGAAGAATTCTCTTTGCACCATATAAGATGTAAGCTGATAGCTGTGACTTCCCCGGCAAACCCTGGATTAAAGCAGTTTGTCCCtcttttgcatacttttgttATTGAcagttaa
- the LOC120903873 gene encoding uncharacterized protein LOC120903873 isoform X2 — MAKRSGKLYRQRDKLLEQLSAEYDAEAGPSRVFSSTIDNISQTGRVSSLFESHLPDSEHPGREDPAIIFPDRYGKRRCLENLDEDTFSNEDYFIALSSDSETDENDVNMETVDTNKSKKYHNCENHEDVKDCLRHFAITRNLPRDTVNEMLEILRSNTNMDLPKDCRTLLKTSSTPCAEQFTIQFSVDGLPLHKSGRMQVWPILMKVEEVKNAPIMMVAAFCGTEKPRSVEEYLRQLVEEANKLYLNGVRIGDKKINFQIRAFIADSPARAFIKSTCYFNAVHGCLRCTCVGVYHPTGHKVVFDCVGAPLRTDDGFRDRECIPHHQPLRSPLEDLLHFDMIEHVPTSDRLHLIDLGVTRKIICGIWIGKFVFLSRLSDAQKEFATNFFTALQLPSEINRKIHDPYYMHKWKGTQFRTFLHYCSVIVMKELVPERVYNHYLLYFCGITIFSTKFHRKHWKTAEVFLNVFVRNFGAIYGSEHVTSNVHNLQHIAKDVENLGPLDNFSSYDFENYLGILKRSVRSGFKCGVQIAARSEERANVHSPNHSDCQYPRIVYNGNGIQLTANFLLRASTRDEWFLTKRNEVVKFMKLNTNPSLVVVGMRYEYVTDVFHIRLIENDEEIELSSADIYIYEADDCIPTAVEEFSLHHIRCKLIAVTSPANPGLKQFVPLLHTFVIDS; from the exons ATGGCAAAAAGAAGTGGAAAATTATATCGTCAACGGGATAAATTGTTAGAACAACTTTCTGCTGAATATGACGCTGAAGCAGGACCCAGCAGAGTGTTTTCATCAACAATTG ataatATCTCGCAAACTGGTCGTGTAAGTTCATTATTTGAGTCCCATCTCCCGGATTCAGAACATCCGGGCAGAGAAGATCCGGCCATCATCTTCCCGGATAGATATGGCAAAAGAAGGTGTCTCGAAAATTTAGACGAGG ATACATTTTCCAACGAGGATTATTTTATTGCGCTATCTTCAGATAGTGAAACCGATGAAAACGATGTAAATATGGAAACTGTAGACACCAATAAGTctaaaaaatatcacaattGTGAAAATCATGAGGATGTCAAAGATTGCTTGAGACATTTTGCCATCACCCGAAATCTGCCTCGAGATACGGTTAATGAGATGTTGGAAATTTTGAGAAGTAACACCAATATGGACCTTCCCAAAGACTGTCGAACCCTTCTTAAAAC ATCTTCTACTCCATGCGCAGAGCAATTTACGATCCAGTTCTCTGTTGACGGCCTTCCCCTGCATAAAAGTGGACGAATGCAAGTTTGGCCCATTTTAATGAAAGTGGAAGAGGTAAAAAATGCACCAATAATGATGGTTGCTGCATTTTGTGGTACCGAAAAACCGAGAAGTGTTGAAGAATACTTACGTCAACTTGTggaggaagcaaacaaactttATCTTAATGGAGTTCGCATAGgagataaaaaaatcaattttcaaatCCGAGCTTTTATAGCAGATTCTCCTGCAAGAGCATTCATAAAGT CAACATGCTATTTTAATGCTGTACATGGATGCTTAAGATGCACTTGCGTTGGTGTGTACCATCCCACTGGCCATAAGGTGGTGTTCGATTGTGTCGGGGCTCCATTACGAACCGATGATGGATTCCGAGATAGGGAATGCATTCCACACCATCAGCCTTTGCGATCGCCTCTAGAAGATCTGTTGCATTTTGATATGATTGAACACGTTCCTACGAGTGACCGTTTGCATTTGATTGATCTTGGTGTAACTCGAAAAATTATCTGTGGAATATGGATCGGAAAGTTTGTATTCCTTTCTAGATTGTCTGATGCTCAGAAGGAGTTTGCAACGAATTTTTTTACTGCGTTGCAGCTTCCCTCAGAAATCAATAGGAAAATTCACGATCCGTATTATATGCACAAATGGAAGGGCACGCAGTTTAGaacatttttgcattattGCAGCGTTATAGTTATGAAAGAACTTGTACCTGAAAGGGTATACAATCATTATTTACTCTATTTTTGCGGGATTACTATATTTTCTACAAAATTCCATCGCAAGCATTGGAAAACTGCAGAGGTGttcttaaatgtttttgtcCGTAACTTTGGCGCAATATATGGTAGTGAACATGTTACAAGCAATGTTCATAACCTTCAACATATTGCTAAAGATGTTGAAAATTTAGGACCATTGGATAATTTTTCAAGCTATGATTTTGAAAACTATCTTGGCATTTTAAAACGCTCTGTACGTTCCGGATTTAAATGCGGTGTACAAATTGCTGCTCGGTCTGAGGAACGTGCTAATGTGCATTCGCCCAATCATTCCGATTGTCAATATCCTCGGATAGTATACAATGGGAATGGGATTCAATTAACTGCCAACTTTTTGTTGAGAGCGTCAACAAGAGATGAATGGTTTTTAACCAAACGTAACGAAGTCGTCAAATTTATGAAACTTAATACTAATCCCTCGTTGGTCGTTGTTGGAATGCGATATGAGTATGTAACTGATGTTTTCCATATACGTCTTATTGAAAACGATGAGGAGATCGAATTATCATCTGCAGATATCTACATCTACGAGGCTGACGATTGTATACCTACAGCAGTAGAAGAATTCTCTTTGCACCATATAAGATGTAAGCTGATAGCTGTGACTTCCCCGGCAAACCCTGGATTAAAGCAGTTTGTCCCtcttttgcatacttttgttATTGAcagttaa